One genomic region from Nilaparvata lugens isolate BPH chromosome 3, ASM1435652v1, whole genome shotgun sequence encodes:
- the LOC111046632 gene encoding dynein regulatory complex protein 8 isoform X2, with product MAALEVSITNDLEKRIAEAFEVFDHSGDKTVDVREVGTIIRSLGCCPSEAEVQEVIVRVEDQETSGSVHLAQFLPVVAQIISEYKLQPASPEELLKAFQTLDKENKGYLDREFLSKAMMEEGEPFTQEEIDEMMAVAVDPVNGTIPYEFYINQIMVD from the exons ATGGCTGCACTTGAAG TTTCTATTACTAATGATTTGGAAAAAAGAATTGCAGAGGCTTTTGAAGTGTTCGACCACAGTGGAGATAAGACTGTAGACGTGAGAGAAGTCGGAACCATAATTAGATCTTTAg GTTGTTGCCCGAGTGAAGCCGAAGTGCAAGAGGTTATTGTCAGAGTTGAAGACCAGGAGACATCAGGAAGTGTGCATCTAgctcaattcttacctgttgtggCTCAGATCATATCTGAATACAA ATTACAGCCAGCTTCTCCCGAGGAGCTGTTGAAAGCATTCCAAACGTTGGACAAGGAAAACAAGGGCTACCTGGATCGCGAATTTCTGAGCAAGGCTATGATGGAGGAGGGCGAGCCATTCACCCAGGAGGAGATTGATGAGATGATGGCTGTGGCTGTCGACCCTGTCAACGGAACCATTCCTTATGAGTTCTACATCAACCAAATAATG